The Nocardioides sp. S-1144 genome includes a region encoding these proteins:
- a CDS encoding sulfite oxidase-like oxidoreductase: protein MPVTRGFTGKRRGAAADQQRAERLPPGQYDTGSDWPSLTAEATPDVDVERWSMRVDGLVETPRSWSWREIHDLPGSSYRGDIHCVTTWSKFDTTFTGVSVDTLLEAAGPLPEAAYVMAHSTTGYTTNLPLADVTGGRAWVVWDFDGRPLSTDHGGPVRLLVPHLYFWKSAKWVTRLELMASDRPGFWEQNGYHDRGDPWLEQRYQGDP from the coding sequence ATGCCTGTCACCCGTGGCTTCACCGGCAAGCGCCGCGGCGCCGCCGCCGACCAGCAGCGGGCCGAGCGCCTGCCACCCGGCCAGTACGACACCGGCAGCGACTGGCCGTCCCTCACCGCCGAGGCGACGCCGGACGTCGACGTGGAGCGCTGGTCGATGCGCGTCGACGGGCTCGTGGAGACCCCGCGGTCGTGGTCGTGGCGCGAGATCCACGACCTCCCGGGGTCGTCGTACCGCGGCGACATCCACTGCGTCACCACGTGGAGCAAGTTCGACACCACCTTCACCGGTGTCAGCGTCGACACCCTGCTCGAGGCGGCCGGGCCGCTGCCCGAGGCGGCCTACGTGATGGCGCACTCGACCACGGGTTACACGACCAACCTGCCGCTCGCCGACGTCACCGGCGGCCGGGCGTGGGTGGTGTGGGACTTCGACGGCAGGCCGCTCAGCACCGACCACGGCGGCCCCGTGCGCCTGCTCGTGCCGCACCTGTACTTCTGGAAGTCGGCCAAGTGGGTCACCCGGCTCGAGCTGATGGCGAGCGACCGGCCGGGGTTCTGGGAGCAGAACGGCTACCACGACCGCGGCGACCCGTGGCTGGAGCAGCGCTACCAGGGCGACCCGTGA
- a CDS encoding energy-coupling factor transporter transmembrane component T: MTALPRDLHPVAWWLWAIGLATAASLTTNPWVLLMIVGVVAVVVTLRRTDHPWARSFRFYVWLGVAAVVLRVLWRVVLGGGYPGEVVLDLPEVPLPDFVLGITLLGPVTGEALLAGLYEGLRLATLVICVGAANSLANPKRLLRSLPPALYEIGTALVVAVTVLPQFTQSIQRVRAAQALRAGDTGRVRRLRRFLVPVLEDTFDRSLALAAGMDTRGYGRSGTASPGERRTTGALLLGGLCGVAVGVYALLDQTAPRLLAGPMLALGAAVAIAGLVSAGRRVERTRYRPDRWQGPELAVVAVGLGVAVLGWWVSHHQLLVAYPALGSAPEVSLTALAAALLGLAAVAVTPPPAVTR, translated from the coding sequence GTGACGGCGCTGCCGCGCGACCTGCACCCCGTGGCCTGGTGGCTGTGGGCGATCGGTCTCGCGACGGCGGCGTCCCTGACCACCAACCCCTGGGTGCTGCTCATGATCGTCGGCGTCGTCGCGGTGGTGGTGACGCTGCGCCGCACCGACCACCCGTGGGCCAGGTCGTTCCGGTTCTACGTGTGGCTCGGCGTCGCGGCGGTCGTGCTGCGCGTGCTGTGGCGCGTCGTCCTCGGCGGCGGCTACCCCGGCGAGGTGGTGCTCGACCTGCCCGAGGTGCCGCTGCCCGACTTCGTGCTCGGCATCACCCTGCTCGGCCCGGTCACGGGCGAGGCGCTGCTGGCCGGTCTCTACGAGGGCCTGCGGCTCGCGACGCTGGTGATCTGCGTCGGGGCCGCCAACTCCCTGGCCAACCCCAAGCGCCTGCTGCGCAGCCTGCCGCCGGCGCTCTACGAGATCGGGACCGCACTGGTGGTCGCGGTGACGGTGCTGCCGCAGTTCACCCAGAGCATCCAGCGGGTGCGGGCCGCGCAGGCGCTGCGCGCGGGTGACACCGGGCGGGTCCGGCGCCTGCGGCGGTTCCTGGTGCCGGTCCTCGAGGACACCTTCGACCGGTCGCTGGCGCTCGCCGCCGGGATGGACACCCGTGGCTACGGCCGCTCCGGCACCGCCTCGCCGGGGGAGCGGCGCACCACCGGCGCGCTGCTGCTCGGCGGGCTCTGCGGCGTCGCGGTCGGCGTCTACGCCCTGCTCGACCAGACCGCCCCGCGGCTGCTGGCCGGTCCCATGCTGGCGCTCGGGGCCGCCGTCGCGATCGCCGGGCTGGTCAGCGCCGGACGCCGGGTCGAGCGCACCCGCTACCGCCCCGACCGCTGGCAGGGCCCCGAGCTGGCCGTGGTCGCGGTCGGGCTCGGCGTCGCCGTCCTCGGCTGGTGGGTCAGCCACCACCAGCTGCTCGTCGCCTACCCGGCCCTCGGCAGCGCGCCCGAGGTCAGCCTCACCGCGCTCGCCGCCGCGCTCCTGGGCCTGGCCGCCGTCGCCGTCACCCCGCCCCCGGCGGTGACCCGGTGA
- a CDS encoding FAD-binding oxidoreductase, translating to MTAAVETRWTTARIAAVERDGTRLVRLRLDVDGRQEHLPGQHYVVRLRASDDYTAQRSYSTASDPTDPLVELMVECLPDGEVSAHLHDVAEVGDVLEVRGPIGGWFTWTGDVTAVAIGGGAGVVPLVSMLRHARRLGIADRLRVVAVGRTLEELPYAEELIAAGAFVALTRENLGSRVAAPPYPEEVRDLVDLPTPAERAYVCGSVGFASFAQRVLGEAGMRASEVRVEQFGATG from the coding sequence GTGACGGCCGCGGTGGAGACGCGCTGGACGACGGCCCGGATCGCCGCCGTCGAGCGCGACGGCACCCGCCTGGTCCGGCTGCGCCTCGACGTCGACGGGCGCCAGGAGCACCTGCCGGGCCAGCACTACGTCGTGCGGCTGCGGGCCTCCGACGACTACACCGCCCAGCGGTCGTACTCGACCGCGTCCGACCCCACCGACCCGCTCGTCGAGCTGATGGTCGAGTGCCTGCCCGACGGCGAGGTGTCGGCCCACCTGCACGACGTCGCCGAGGTCGGCGACGTGCTGGAGGTGCGCGGCCCGATCGGCGGCTGGTTCACCTGGACCGGCGACGTCACCGCGGTGGCGATCGGTGGTGGCGCCGGCGTCGTCCCCCTCGTCTCGATGCTGCGGCACGCCCGCCGGCTCGGCATCGCCGACCGGCTGCGCGTCGTCGCGGTCGGCCGCACCCTCGAGGAGCTCCCCTACGCCGAGGAGCTGATCGCCGCGGGCGCCTTCGTCGCCCTCACCCGGGAGAACCTGGGCAGCCGGGTCGCCGCGCCGCCCTACCCCGAGGAGGTCCGCGACCTCGTCGACCTCCCGACGCCGGCCGAGCGGGCCTACGTGTGCGGGTCGGTGGGGTTCGCCTCGTTCGCCCAGCGGGTGCTGGGCGAGGCCGGGATGCGCGCCTCGGAGGTGCGGGTCGAGCAGTTCGGCGCCACGGGCTGA
- a CDS encoding prenyltransferase/squalene oxidase repeat-containing protein encodes MSSKIVRGAAVLAGSTLALSLSLSVPSAQADVVPAPAGADPGPAAGAAAFLAAQPGADGIIKTFYEFPPGTFDSYVDYGLTVDAGYALDAVGGQGPALTAMTDALQAGIGSYATSGGARAKLSSFLLSQGRTGAAVDALVDDLEDDIATSAPLTGRLVDPDPNDYNTPLTQAYAVSALHDAGSSLAAPALDFALAQQCAEGFFRSSFADKSAADQSCDANPSASGSVDTTALTVLMLQDQKSAPAVQASITEALDWLEDHQAPDGSFSSGNANATGLAGWALGVSGRTAPAQQAAGWLRAHQLVNAGSCAPYAAATNGAVVLDDLGLLNASSGPLDQVDNSVATRATTQALPALLWAAGGRKAGASTLTGTTSYVADKSKQTVTIQGAPGNTLCVKPGGKAAQRVVLGADGRASVAVTLPQGTRRTVVSSVDAAGRTATTTFRALGATQLRVDAPKNVKRGARAGVKVTKLAAGEKVKVSFRGKVVARGTANARGVFRTKIVAKGKPGKVRVKVVGQLADRRGSTAILVKR; translated from the coding sequence ATGTCCAGCAAGATCGTGCGCGGCGCAGCCGTGCTCGCGGGCTCCACCCTGGCTCTCTCCCTGAGCCTCTCGGTGCCGAGCGCCCAGGCCGACGTCGTGCCGGCCCCGGCCGGCGCCGACCCCGGCCCGGCGGCGGGCGCCGCGGCGTTCCTCGCCGCCCAGCCCGGGGCCGACGGCATCATCAAGACCTTCTACGAGTTCCCCCCGGGCACCTTCGACAGCTACGTCGACTACGGCCTCACCGTCGACGCCGGCTACGCGCTGGACGCCGTCGGCGGCCAGGGCCCCGCCCTCACCGCGATGACCGACGCCCTCCAGGCCGGCATCGGCAGCTACGCCACCAGCGGCGGCGCCCGGGCCAAGCTCTCGTCGTTCCTGCTCTCCCAGGGGCGCACCGGCGCCGCCGTGGACGCCCTCGTCGACGACCTCGAGGACGACATCGCGACCTCCGCCCCGCTCACCGGGCGCCTGGTCGACCCCGACCCGAACGACTACAACACGCCGCTGACGCAGGCCTACGCCGTCTCGGCGCTGCACGACGCCGGCTCGTCGCTGGCCGCCCCGGCGCTCGACTTCGCGCTGGCCCAGCAGTGCGCCGAGGGCTTCTTCCGGTCCTCGTTCGCGGACAAGTCCGCGGCCGACCAGAGCTGCGACGCGAACCCGAGCGCCTCGGGCAGCGTCGACACGACCGCGCTGACCGTCCTCATGCTCCAGGACCAGAAGTCCGCGCCCGCCGTCCAGGCCAGCATCACCGAGGCGCTGGACTGGCTGGAGGACCACCAGGCTCCCGACGGGTCCTTCTCCAGCGGCAACGCCAACGCCACCGGCCTCGCCGGCTGGGCGCTCGGCGTCTCGGGTCGCACCGCGCCGGCGCAGCAGGCCGCCGGCTGGCTGCGCGCCCACCAGCTCGTCAACGCCGGGTCGTGCGCGCCGTACGCCGCCGCGACCAACGGCGCGGTCGTCCTCGACGACCTCGGTCTGCTCAACGCCTCCTCCGGCCCGCTGGACCAGGTCGACAACAGCGTCGCGACCCGGGCCACGACCCAGGCGCTGCCGGCCCTGCTGTGGGCGGCCGGTGGCCGCAAGGCCGGCGCCTCCACGCTGACCGGCACGACGTCCTACGTCGCCGACAAGAGCAAGCAGACCGTGACGATCCAGGGCGCGCCCGGCAACACCCTGTGCGTCAAGCCCGGCGGCAAGGCCGCCCAGCGCGTCGTGCTCGGGGCCGACGGCCGCGCCTCGGTCGCGGTGACCCTCCCGCAGGGCACCCGGAGGACCGTCGTCTCGTCGGTCGACGCCGCTGGCCGCACCGCCACCACGACCTTCCGCGCCCTCGGCGCGACCCAGCTCAGGGTCGACGCCCCCAAGAACGTCAAGCGCGGCGCCAGGGCCGGCGTCAAGGTCACCAAGCTCGCCGCCGGCGAGAAGGTGAAGGTCTCCTTCCGGGGCAAGGTCGTCGCACGGGGCACCGCCAACGCGCGCGGCGTCTTCCGCACCAAGATCGTCGCCAAGGGCAAGCCCGGCAAGGTCCGGGTCAAGGTCGTCGGGCAGCTCGCCGACCGCAGGGGCTCGACGGCGATCCTCGTCAAGCGCTGA
- a CDS encoding TetR/AcrR family transcriptional regulator, with amino-acid sequence MAASTRERLADAAFALFDEQGYDATTVEQVVERAGVSRSTFFRAFGSKEDVIFPRHDDLLARIGARLGTGTAQTYLHAIREGAALVLAQYLAEGHVALSRYRLTRSVPALRDREIASTLGYQRLFREHARHWLTELGGPDVELHAELLAASVVTAHNVVLRRWLRGETTEPWREFEDAMDTVLVGPGGGPSGGPSGGPSGGPSGGPGGGPAAAGPAGSAVVVVRTDLPADEVAARVAAALEGTSPG; translated from the coding sequence ATGGCTGCGAGCACGCGTGAGCGACTGGCCGACGCGGCGTTCGCGCTGTTCGACGAGCAGGGCTACGACGCCACCACCGTGGAACAGGTCGTGGAGCGGGCGGGGGTGAGCCGCTCGACGTTCTTCCGGGCGTTCGGGAGCAAGGAGGACGTGATCTTCCCGCGCCACGACGACCTGCTGGCCCGGATCGGGGCGCGGCTGGGCACCGGCACGGCGCAGACCTACCTGCACGCGATCCGGGAGGGCGCCGCGCTGGTGCTGGCGCAGTACCTCGCGGAGGGCCACGTCGCGCTCAGCCGCTACCGGTTGACCCGGTCGGTGCCGGCCCTGCGCGACCGCGAGATCGCGAGCACCCTGGGCTACCAGCGGCTCTTCCGGGAGCACGCCCGCCACTGGCTCACCGAGCTCGGCGGCCCGGACGTCGAGCTGCACGCCGAGCTGCTCGCGGCGTCGGTGGTCACGGCGCACAACGTGGTGCTGCGGCGCTGGCTGCGGGGCGAGACGACCGAGCCGTGGCGCGAGTTCGAGGACGCGATGGACACCGTGCTCGTCGGCCCGGGCGGCGGGCCCAGCGGCGGGCCCAGCGGCGGGCCCAGCGGCGGGCCCAGCGGCGGGCCGGGCGGCGGGCCGGCGGCCGCGGGGCCGGCCGGGAGCGCCGTCGTCGTCGTGCGCACCGACCTCCCGGCCGACGAGGTCGCCGCGCGGGTGGCCGCAGCGCTCGAGGGGACGTCGCCCGGTTGA
- the gatB gene encoding Asp-tRNA(Asn)/Glu-tRNA(Gln) amidotransferase subunit GatB, which produces MADALVDLDDVLAAYDPAIGLEVHVELNTATKMFCGCPAVFGGEPNTQVCPTCLGLPGAMPVVNGKAVESAIRIGLALNCDIAEWCRFARKNYFYPDMPKNFQTSQYDEPIAFDGWMDVDLDGETFRVEIERAHMEEDTGKSLHMGGATGRIHGADYSLVDYNRAGIPLIEIVTRPIMGAGERAPEIARAYVSQLRDLIVALGVSEARMDQGNLRADVNLSLAPKGTGTLGTRTETKNVNSFRSVERAVRHEMRRHAAVLDGGGSILQETRHWHEDTGVTTSGREKSDAEDYRYFPEPDLVPVAPSREWVDELRGTLPENPVARRARLQADWGYTDLEMRDVVASGALVVIEETVAAGASAQAARKWWLAELGRRANDAGVELTEVGVTPAQVAAVQALVDARTINDKLARQVFDGLIAGEGTPEEIVAQRGLAVVSDDGALGAAVDAAIAANPDVAAKIRDGKHAAAGALIGAVMKEMRGQADAARVRELVLEKLA; this is translated from the coding sequence ATGGCTGACGCCCTGGTCGACCTCGACGACGTCCTCGCGGCCTACGACCCCGCCATCGGGCTCGAGGTCCACGTCGAGCTCAACACCGCCACCAAGATGTTCTGCGGCTGCCCCGCCGTCTTCGGCGGCGAGCCCAACACGCAGGTCTGCCCGACCTGCCTGGGCCTGCCCGGCGCGATGCCCGTGGTCAACGGCAAGGCCGTCGAGTCGGCGATCCGGATCGGCCTCGCGCTGAACTGCGACATCGCCGAGTGGTGCCGGTTCGCCCGGAAGAACTACTTCTACCCCGACATGCCGAAGAACTTCCAGACCTCCCAGTACGACGAGCCGATCGCGTTCGACGGGTGGATGGACGTCGACCTCGACGGGGAGACCTTCCGCGTCGAGATCGAGCGCGCCCACATGGAGGAGGACACCGGCAAGTCGCTGCACATGGGCGGCGCGACGGGCCGGATCCACGGCGCCGACTACTCCCTGGTCGACTACAACCGCGCCGGCATCCCGCTCATCGAGATCGTCACCCGCCCGATCATGGGCGCCGGCGAGCGGGCGCCGGAGATCGCGCGCGCCTACGTCTCGCAGCTGCGCGACCTGATCGTCGCGCTCGGCGTCTCCGAGGCCCGGATGGACCAGGGCAACCTGCGCGCCGACGTCAACCTCTCGCTGGCGCCGAAGGGCACCGGCACCCTCGGCACCCGCACCGAGACCAAGAACGTCAACTCGTTCCGGTCCGTCGAGCGCGCCGTCCGCCACGAGATGCGGCGCCACGCCGCCGTCCTCGACGGTGGGGGGTCGATCCTCCAGGAGACCCGGCACTGGCACGAGGACACCGGCGTCACCACGTCGGGCCGCGAGAAGTCCGACGCCGAGGACTACCGTTACTTCCCCGAGCCCGACCTCGTGCCGGTCGCCCCGTCGCGGGAGTGGGTCGACGAGCTGCGCGGCACCCTGCCCGAGAACCCCGTCGCACGCCGGGCCCGGCTCCAGGCCGACTGGGGCTACACCGACCTCGAGATGCGCGACGTCGTCGCCTCCGGGGCGCTCGTCGTCATCGAGGAGACCGTCGCCGCGGGCGCCTCGGCCCAGGCGGCCCGCAAGTGGTGGCTGGCCGAGCTCGGGCGCCGGGCCAACGACGCCGGCGTCGAGCTGACCGAGGTCGGGGTCACGCCGGCCCAGGTGGCCGCCGTCCAGGCCCTCGTCGACGCGCGGACGATCAACGACAAGCTCGCCCGCCAGGTCTTCGACGGCCTGATCGCCGGCGAGGGCACGCCGGAGGAGATCGTCGCGCAGCGCGGCCTGGCCGTGGTGTCCGACGACGGCGCCCTCGGTGCCGCCGTCGACGCGGCGATCGCCGCGAACCCCGACGTCGCCGCCAAGATCCGCGACGGCAAGCACGCCGCCGCCGGTGCACTGATCGGCGCGGTGATGAAGGAGATGCGCGGCCAGGCCGACGCCGCCCGGGTGCGCGAGCTGGTGCTGGAGAAGCTGGCCTGA
- the gatA gene encoding Asp-tRNA(Asn)/Glu-tRNA(Gln) amidotransferase subunit GatA, translated as MAAALADGTTTSVALTQAHLDRIAAVDGAVHAFLHVDAEGALAAAARSDERRAEGATASPLDGVPIAVKDVLATEGLPTTCGSRILEGWIPPYDATVVTRLRAAGLPILGKTNMDEFAMGSSTEHSAYGPTHNPWDLDRIPGGSGGGSAAAVAAFEAPLALGTDTGGSIRQPGAVTGTVGVKPTYGGVSRYGLVAMANSLDQVGPVTRTVMDAALLHELIGGHDPRDSTSVDQPLPDLVGAARRGAEGDMSGVRVGVIRELTGEGYQDGVLARFEEAADVLVAAGAELVEVSCPSFVHALATYYLIMPCEASSNLAKFDAMRYGLRVLPEGVDSPSAEDVMRATRDAGFGDEVKRRIILGTYALSSGYYDAYYGKAQKVRTLIQRDFAAAFEQVDVLISPTSPTTAFKLGEKLDDPLAMYLNDLATIPANLAGVPGISVPSGLADGLPAGIQVLAPALADDRLYRVGAALEAELTGRWGGPLLDRAPALEGTP; from the coding sequence ATGGCGGCGGCCCTGGCCGACGGCACGACCACCTCGGTCGCGCTCACCCAGGCCCACCTCGACCGGATCGCCGCGGTCGACGGGGCCGTCCACGCCTTCCTGCACGTCGACGCCGAGGGCGCGCTCGCCGCGGCCGCGCGCTCCGACGAGCGCCGGGCCGAGGGCGCGACCGCCTCCCCGCTCGACGGCGTCCCGATCGCCGTCAAGGACGTCCTGGCCACCGAGGGCCTGCCGACCACGTGCGGGTCGCGGATCCTCGAGGGGTGGATCCCGCCCTACGACGCCACGGTGGTCACCCGCCTGCGCGCGGCGGGCCTGCCGATCCTCGGCAAGACCAACATGGACGAGTTCGCGATGGGCTCCTCCACCGAGCACTCGGCCTACGGCCCGACCCACAACCCGTGGGACCTCGACCGGATCCCCGGCGGCTCCGGCGGCGGCTCGGCCGCGGCCGTCGCCGCCTTCGAGGCGCCGCTGGCCCTCGGCACCGACACCGGCGGCTCGATCCGCCAGCCCGGCGCGGTCACCGGCACGGTCGGCGTGAAGCCGACCTACGGCGGCGTCTCGCGCTACGGCCTGGTCGCGATGGCCAACTCCCTCGACCAGGTCGGGCCGGTGACCCGCACGGTCATGGACGCCGCGCTGCTCCACGAGCTGATCGGCGGGCACGACCCGCGCGACTCGACCTCGGTCGACCAGCCGCTGCCCGACCTCGTCGGTGCCGCCCGGCGCGGCGCCGAGGGCGACATGTCCGGCGTCCGCGTCGGCGTGATCCGCGAGCTCACCGGCGAGGGGTACCAGGACGGCGTCCTGGCCCGCTTCGAGGAGGCCGCCGACGTGCTGGTCGCCGCCGGCGCCGAGCTGGTGGAGGTCTCCTGCCCCAGCTTCGTGCACGCCCTCGCGACCTACTACCTGATCATGCCGTGCGAGGCCTCCAGCAACCTCGCCAAGTTCGACGCCATGCGCTACGGCCTGCGGGTGCTGCCCGAGGGCGTCGACTCGCCCTCGGCCGAGGACGTCATGCGCGCCACCCGCGACGCCGGCTTCGGCGACGAGGTCAAGCGCCGCATCATCCTGGGCACCTACGCGTTGTCCAGCGGCTACTACGACGCCTACTACGGCAAGGCTCAGAAGGTGCGCACCCTGATCCAGCGCGACTTCGCCGCCGCCTTCGAGCAGGTCGACGTGCTGATCTCGCCGACCTCGCCGACCACGGCGTTCAAGCTGGGCGAGAAGCTCGACGACCCGCTGGCGATGTACCTCAACGACCTCGCCACCATCCCCGCCAACCTGGCCGGCGTGCCCGGCATCTCGGTCCCGAGCGGCCTGGCCGACGGCCTGCCCGCCGGGATCCAGGTGCTCGCGCCCGCCCTCGCCGACGACCGCCTCTACCGGGTCGGCGCCGCCCTCGAGGCGGAGCTGACCGGACGGTGGGGCGGTCCGCTGCTCGACCGGGCCCCGGCCCTGGAAGGAACCCCCTGA
- a CDS encoding PT domain-containing protein translates to MVLRSLTRLAAAVVATAAAGLVLPLAGPAAPAAAATCTSSGGVTVVVDFNELGGGVQGSCVAGGAGKAASSLFPSAGFTLTPVTGNPGFFVCRVSGLPQGSEEACNETPPDTAYWALWWSDGTSGRWTYANYGANGLKVPDGAWVGFSWKEGTGSADAPGVSPRTPAPPAPTSQPSSQPSSQPSSQPSSQPSNQPSGQPSDQGPGGGGGGSGGGSGGGTDPSADPTADPSTPAPDATTAPGTEAPTTPATTSPGASPSGTPTEGATTPGPTASDTLPPASTVTEPTEPVAAPSEDGGLPGWVAPGVIVLLFAGAGVALVVRRRGTPAP, encoded by the coding sequence GTGGTCCTCCGCTCGCTCACCCGGCTCGCCGCCGCGGTCGTCGCGACCGCGGCGGCGGGCCTGGTCCTGCCCCTGGCCGGCCCGGCCGCCCCCGCGGCGGCCGCCACCTGCACCAGCAGCGGCGGCGTCACCGTCGTCGTCGACTTCAACGAGCTCGGGGGAGGGGTCCAGGGCAGCTGCGTCGCCGGCGGTGCCGGCAAGGCGGCGTCCTCGCTCTTCCCGAGCGCGGGATTCACGCTCACCCCCGTGACCGGCAACCCGGGGTTCTTCGTGTGCCGGGTCTCCGGACTTCCCCAGGGCTCGGAGGAGGCCTGCAACGAGACCCCGCCGGACACCGCGTACTGGGCCCTGTGGTGGTCCGACGGCACCAGCGGCCGGTGGACCTACGCCAACTACGGCGCCAACGGCCTCAAGGTGCCCGACGGCGCCTGGGTCGGTTTCTCGTGGAAGGAGGGCACCGGCTCGGCCGACGCCCCCGGCGTCTCCCCGCGCACGCCGGCGCCCCCGGCGCCCACCTCGCAGCCGTCCAGCCAGCCGTCGAGCCAGCCCTCCAGCCAGCCGTCGAGCCAGCCGTCGAACCAGCCGTCCGGGCAGCCCTCCGACCAGGGACCGGGCGGCGGTGGCGGCGGTAGCGGCGGCGGGAGCGGCGGCGGCACCGACCCGTCGGCCGACCCCACGGCCGACCCCTCGACGCCGGCACCCGACGCGACGACCGCCCCCGGCACGGAGGCACCGACCACACCCGCCACGACGTCGCCCGGCGCGTCGCCGTCCGGAACACCGACGGAGGGCGCCACGACCCCCGGCCCGACCGCCTCCGACACCCTGCCCCCGGCCTCGACGGTGACGGAGCCGACGGAACCGGTCGCCGCGCCGTCCGAGGACGGCGGCCTGCCCGGCTGGGTCGCACCCGGCGTCATCGTGCTGCTCTTCGCGGGGGCCGGCGTCGCGCTGGTCGTCCGGCGGCGGGGCACACCGGCACCATGA
- the gatC gene encoding Asp-tRNA(Asn)/Glu-tRNA(Gln) amidotransferase subunit GatC: protein MPEITRDEVAHLATLARIDLDDAELDHLAPQLSVILESVASIAGAAGDDVPATSHPLPLTNVFRDDVVVPGLSAEQALSGAPAQEQQRFAVPRILGDEQ, encoded by the coding sequence ATGCCTGAGATCACTCGTGACGAGGTCGCCCACCTGGCGACGCTCGCCCGGATCGACCTGGACGACGCGGAGCTCGACCACCTCGCGCCCCAGCTGTCGGTCATCCTCGAGTCGGTGGCCTCGATCGCCGGTGCCGCCGGCGACGACGTCCCCGCCACGTCGCACCCGCTGCCGCTGACCAACGTCTTCCGCGACGACGTCGTCGTCCCGGGCCTGAGTGCCGAGCAGGCGCTGTCGGGGGCCCCGGCGCAGGAGCAGCAGCGCTTCGCCGTCCCGCGGATCCTCGGGGACGAGCAGTGA
- the wrbA gene encoding NAD(P)H:quinone oxidoreductase: protein MTKLAIIYYSGMGTAHAMANRLAATAEAQGAEVRRRHVRETAPDEAVQSQEAWAAHVAEMEGEPVASPDDLDWADAVIFGSGTRYGHITSQLQSFIDTLGPLWGQGKLADKVYAGFTSSQTLHGGQETTLEALNTTFAHFGGIIVPPGYTDPVKFADGNPYGVGKVTGNGSELDDTDNAALDHLVTRVLTVAGKLSA, encoded by the coding sequence ATGACGAAACTCGCGATCATCTACTACTCCGGCATGGGCACCGCGCACGCGATGGCCAACCGACTCGCCGCGACCGCCGAGGCGCAGGGCGCTGAGGTCCGCCGGCGGCACGTGCGGGAGACCGCCCCCGACGAGGCGGTGCAGAGCCAGGAGGCCTGGGCCGCCCACGTCGCCGAGATGGAGGGCGAGCCGGTCGCCTCGCCCGACGACCTCGACTGGGCCGACGCCGTCATCTTCGGCTCCGGCACGCGCTACGGCCACATCACCAGCCAGCTCCAGTCGTTCATCGACACCCTGGGCCCGCTGTGGGGCCAGGGCAAGCTCGCCGACAAGGTCTACGCCGGCTTCACCTCCAGCCAGACGCTGCACGGTGGGCAGGAGACGACCCTCGAGGCGCTCAACACGACGTTCGCCCACTTCGGCGGCATCATCGTGCCGCCCGGCTACACCGACCCGGTGAAGTTCGCCGACGGCAACCCGTACGGCGTCGGCAAGGTCACCGGCAACGGCTCCGAGCTCGACGACACCGACAACGCCGCCCTCGACCACCTGGTCACCCGGGTGCTGACGGTGGCCGGCAAGCTCTCCGCCTGA